One Anolis carolinensis isolate JA03-04 chromosome 4, rAnoCar3.1.pri, whole genome shotgun sequence DNA window includes the following coding sequences:
- the pmepa1 gene encoding protein TMEPAI isoform X3, giving the protein MMVMVVVITCLLNHYKLSARSFINRHSQGRRREENLSSEGSLWPSESTVSGNGVTEQQVYTPRPTDRLAVPSFLQRDRFNRFQPTYPYLQHEIDLPPTISLSDGEEPPPYQGPCTLQLRDPEQQMELNRESVRAPPNRTIFDSDLIDNSVYGGPCPPSSNSGISATCYGSNGRMEGPPPTYSEVIGHFPGSAFYQHQQNNSGMPSILEGGRLHPSSQINSLESTTAWNKEKEKQKGHPF; this is encoded by the exons ATGATGGTTATGGTGGTTGTCATCACGTGTCTGCTGAATCACTACAAACTCTCTGCACGGTCCTTCATCAATCGGCACAGTCAAGGACGGAGGAGAGAGGAGAACCTATCATCA GAAGGAAGCTTGTGGCCTTCGGAAAGCACAGTGTCAGGAAATGGCGTAACGGAG CAGCAAGTCTACACCCCGAGGCCTACAGACAGACTAGCGGTTCCATCCTTCTTGCAAAGGGACCGTTTTAACAGATTCCAGCCGACGTATCCATACCTGCAGCATGAAATCGACCTGCCGCCCACCATCTCTCTGTCGGACGGAGAGGAGCCCCCTCCGTACCAGGGGCCCTGCACGCTGCAGCTCCGGGACCCCGAGCAGCAAATGGAACTCAACCGGGAGTCGGTCCGAGCGCCTCCCAACAGAACCATCTTCGACAGTGACCTGATAGATAATTCAGTGTACGGGGGACCCTGTCCTCCGAGCAGCAACTCGGGCATCAGCGCAACCTGCTATGGGAGCAATGGCAGGATGGAAGGACCGCCTCCCACGTACAGTGAGGTCATAGGCCACTTTCCTGGGTCCGCTTTTTATCAGCACCAGCAGAACAACAGCGGGATGCCCTCGATACTCGAAGGGGGCAGGCTTCACCCTTCGTCACAAATCAATAGCCTTGAGAGCACAACGGCATggaacaaagagaaagagaaacaaaaaggGCACCccttttga